In Antechinus flavipes isolate AdamAnt ecotype Samford, QLD, Australia chromosome 3, AdamAnt_v2, whole genome shotgun sequence, a genomic segment contains:
- the RAP2B gene encoding ras-related protein Rap-2b: protein MREYKVVVLGSGGVGKSALTVQFVTGSFIEKYDPTIEDFYRKEIEVDSSPSVLEILDTAGTEQFASMRDLYIKNGQGFILVYSLVNQQSFQDIKPMRDQIIRVKRYERVPMILVGNKVDLEGEREVSFGEGKALAEEWSCPFLETSAKNKASVDELFAEIVRQMNYAAQPNGDDQCCSSCVIL from the coding sequence ATGCGAGAGTACAAAGTGGTGGTGCTGGGCTCGGGCGGAGTGGGCAAGTCGGCCCTCACCGTGCAGTTCGTGACGGGCTCCTTCATCGAGAAGTACGACCCCACCATCGAGGACTTCTACCGCAAGGAGATCGAGGTGGACTCGTCGCCGTCCGTGCTGGAGATCCTGGACACTGCCGGTACCGAGCAGTTCGCGTCCATGCGGGACCTGTACATCAAGAACGGCCAGGGCTTCATCCTAGTCTACAGCCTGGTCAACCAGCAGAGCTTCCAGGACATCAAGCCCATGCGCGACCAGATCATCCGCGTTAAGAGGTACGAGCGGGTGCCCATGATCCTGGTGGGCAACAAGGTGGACCTGGAGGGCGAGCGCGAGGTCTCCTTCGGGGAGGGCAAGGCCCTGGCGGAGGAGTGGAGCTGCCCCTTCCTCGAGACATCGGCCAAAAATAAAGCCTCGGTGGACGAGTTATTCGCTGAGATTGTCCGCCAGATGAACTATGCGGCTCAGCCCAACGGGGACGACCAGTGCTGCTCCTCCTGCGTGATTCTCTGA